The Hyla sarda isolate aHylSar1 chromosome 3, aHylSar1.hap1, whole genome shotgun sequence genome contains the following window.
ctagatccaagtctttgaggtctttagcacggtcttccattggaaatgcttccatgactctgttgctgttggaagctaccttgttcagtcttatgttggattctgccaacatttctcttgtacttttcaggacgttgatagcttcttcgttgctggagaaagaagcaagtccatcatctacgtagaagttcttcatgacgaactgtgtggcttcttgaccatgtctttcaccttgctgtgctgctcgtctcaggttgtagatagctacagctggagaagggctgtttccaaacacatgtaccttcatcctgtactctgtgatttctttgttaaagtcATTGTCTGCATACCACAGGAATCTTAAGTAGTCTCTGTCATCTTCACGAACAAGGAAACAGTAGAACATCTGTTgtacgtctgctgtcactgctatgagttcttttctgaacctgatgagtactccaaggagtgtgttgttcaggtcaggtccactgagaaggacatcatttagtgagatgcctttgtgcttcgcactagagtcaaatactacacgtatctggcctggtttctgaggatggtacaccccaaatattggtaagtaccaatgttcttggttctcttgtagtggtgatgccctttcagcttgatcgttatcaaagatcttctgcatgaaggcttggaagtgtttcttcatatttggctttctttgtagcatgtgctgtaacgaggtgaagcgtttctctgcttgtactttgttgtcaggaaggcgatggcgtggtgaccggaagggtagaggggctacccagctgcctgatttgtctctgtagacttctctgtccatgatctcaaggaagagagtatcttccaccgagggtgctagcttgtcgtcatctcgtgttctttcaaacaccttacagcccagttcatctgtatctccagttgaggcgaagtcttccatgcacctctggatactcggatgatgtgttgggtttacaagtctctctttaatgtgtagactgttggtacatgggcaaagacaagatgtacgaccattctgtaacagatgtgttctgtagacatttaccttttctggtttgtggagtccgtctagacatacttctccaacgatgacccatccgagatcaaggcgttgtccaaatggtgcattgtgtggcccattgtactgttctctgactttgtgcactttgaggatatctctcccaagtagaaggatgattgcagcatctggatctagtgctggtatctggtctgctattcgcaccagatgggggtgatgacgagcaacttcaggtgtggggatctctgacctgtcgtctggtatctcatcacattctatgagggtaggaagagtcacctttgtctttccatctaatgactcaatgatgtagttgtttgctcttctccctgttgtctctacaactccagaacaagtcttcagggtgtatggagttggacttcctttgtcaccgaagaggtcaaagaactctgtttttgccagagatctgttactctgttcatccaagactgtgtacatcttgattgctttttctctgaagcctgcaggatacaccttgactaagcatattttggaacatgatctggggcggccctgctctgtacagatctcagtacactttgaggttactgctggcgttgtactctcgccttgctccccaccatgatcttcttgagttgctggaacttcttgtttccatggtggtggtcctgggtgtagtgctgacaggtgtttgtcactgttgcactctgtgcattttattgtttttgtacagtcttttgcaagatgctgaattgaagcgcaacatctgaaacaaatgtgattgtctttgaggtaagctttgcgctcttctaatgtcttacttctgaaactgcgacattttcttagtggatgaggcttgttgtggatgagacatattttgtctggctcctcaactttcttacttgtgttgtcttcctgattgactgcagactcaggcgagacttctgtcttccgtacagaaactgttgctctgcgttctttgtaaggcgttggatgtttttgctctacctttggggagcttgcagttctcttgttcaggaaagcaaagcttggatcattgcgtgtttcagcttggtctacgatgaattcagcaatgaaggcaaatggtggaaatgcgactcgatgttctttcttgtatcttgatgcttgagtgacccacctttcctgcaagttgaaaggaagtttctcgattatgggatcaactccacgtgctgtatctaagtatgagagacctggcagatatccactagacttagcggcttctatttctaagagtaggtccccaaaccctctcagcttttgattgtctttgtttgtcattcttggatagttttctatcctcttcagaagagcatcttcaatcacttcaggtgacccatagcagtgttctagtctcctccacaccattgcaagtcctgctgctgcgtcatgaacatgtactgatctgattctttgggcttgctcagtggactctggtcctagccattttacgagcagatcaagcttttctctgtctgtcagatctaAGTCTTGGGTACCGCTTAGGAAAGATGACTTCCAGGCCCAGTAGTTTTCTGGACGGTCGTCGAATTTCATGAGACCAGCGCTCACTATCTCACGGCGCATCAGGAATCTTGCTACCTCTGTAGCTCTTGCTGCATCTGGTGAATACTTCCTGGGTGTAAACTCAGGGTATGGCTGCGGCTGGTAAGGCTGATGAGGTAATTGACTAACTCTGCTTTGTTCTCCTCTGTTGTAAGTCTTTCTGCTATAATCCAGACTTGTATTTGCTTGAGGAGGGAGTACATCAGCATCCGTTTGCACTCTTGTCAGGTTGGCAGATTGGTCTCTGAGCATGCGACCACTTGACTTCCTACCCTGAGGTTCTAATTCAGTCTTGCAGTGTTGCATTGTATCAAAGTTGCTTATTGCTGGTGGAGTCAATGATGGTCTTGGTGCATAATTGAACTGCTGGTCAGTGTACATGGTTgcttgtgactgtatgtactcacgggtacgttggcttgcgctgaggggtgacatctgggtttctatgtcagcgaactgagcttcggcagcccttgtgagaacttctgcctcggctaaggctgctgcagcgtttttctgctgttgcagtaagtgtaaagatgcttgcacttcagcttgttctttcatcaattcagcttcctgctttgcataggacgccattgcacaagctgcctctgctttcgctcttgccttagttgctatggcgctagcggatgacaggctggtggtgcttgagtgtctagaactatggcgtttaaatcttgatgcatcggcgctaaccgaagttagatttgtttgactggacgctctagacaatgttgtgcacttagatctacttcttggcaaggtgtcttcctctttattggagcattgagggttaactgtcagagtgctgttctctgggttctgcatcttgatttagctggcagcgtagataatgatgatgactggacacagcacagcggtgtta
Protein-coding sequences here:
- the LOC130361655 gene encoding uncharacterized protein LOC130361655 — its product is MQNPENSTLTVNPQCSNKEEDTLPRSRSKCTTLSRASSQTNLTSVSADASRFKRHSSRHSSTTSLSSASAIATKARAKAEAACAMASYAKQEAELMKEQAEVQASLHLLQQQKNAAAALAEAEVLTRAAEAQFADIETQMSPLSASQRTREYIQSQATMYTDQQFNYAPRPSLTPPAISNFDTMQHCKTELEPQGRKSSGRMLRDQSANLTRVQTDADVLPPQANTSLDYSRKTYNRGEQSRVSQLPHQPYQPQPYPEFTPRKYSPDAARATEVARFLMRREIVSAGLMKFDDRPENYWAWKSSFLSGTQDLDLTDREKLDLLVKWLGPESTEQAQRIRSVHVHDAAAGLAMVWRRLEHCYGSPEVIEDALLKRIENYPRMTNKDNQKLRGFGDLLLEIEAAKSSGYLPGLSYLDTARGVDPIIEKLPFNLQERWVTQASRYKKEHRVAFPPFAFIAEFIVDQAETRNDPSFAFLNKRTASSPKVEQKHPTPYKERRATVSVRKTEVSPESAVNQEDNTSKKVEEPDKICLIHNKPHPLRKCRSFRSKTLEERKAYLKDNHICFRCCASIQHLAKDCTKTIKCTECNSDKHLSALHPGPPPWKQEVPATQEDHGGEQGESTTPAVTSKCTEICTEQGRPRSCSKICLVKVYPAGFREKAIKMYTVLDEQSNRSLAKTEFFDLFGDKGSPTPYTLKTCSGVVETTGRRANNYIIESLDGKTKVTLPTLIECDEIPDDRSEIPTPEVARHHPHLVRIADQIPALDPDAAIILLLGRDILKVHKVREQYNGPHNAPFGQRLDLGWVIVGEVCLDGLHKPEKVNVYRTHLLQNGRTSCLCPCTNSLHIKERLVNPTHHPSIQRCMEDFASTGDTDELGCKVFERTRDDDKLAPSVEDTLFLEIMDREVYRDKSGSWVAPLPFRSPRHRLPDNKVQAEKRFTSLQHMLQRKPNMKKHFQAFMQKIFDNDQAERASPLQENQEHWYLPIFGVYHPQKPGQIRVVFDSSAKHKGISLNDVLLSGPDLNNTLLGVLIRFRKELIAVTADVQQMFYCFLVREDDRDYLRFLWYADNDFNKEITEYRMKVHVFGNSPSPAVAIYNLRRAAQQGERHGQEATQFVMKNFYVDDGLASFSSNEEAINVLKSTREMLAESNIRLNKVASNSNRVMEAFPMEDRAKDLKDLDLGTESPPLQRSLGISWDLKTDSFTFRVSREEKPFTKRGVLSTVNSLYDPLGFVAPIIMQGKALLRQITTEQEQSDWDIPLPEEKEMQWKLWKDSLLELEQLNIPRPYVSVSLSATKRREICIFSDASTMAIASVAYLRVIDTEGQSHVGFLMGKSKLAPRPTHTVPRLELCAAVLAVEMADMITTELDIEIHAINFYTDSKIVLGYIHNASRRFYTYVANRVTRIRKSTSPEQWHHISTDKNPADHGTRLVPAAALKQTNWFVGPSFLRKPETKGNTQVETFQLIEPDQDKEVRPQVTVCRTIVTRDSLGAHRFERFSSWKSLTRAIGKLICLARSSCRATNTDQHSNDHLEQAKVTIIRCIQQEVFKEEIQSLMKKEEISRHNSLKKLNPILDEDGVLRIGGRLSAADTTIQERHPFIIPKNHHIALLLVRHYHEQVAHQGRHFTEGAVRSAGLWIIGGKRLVSSVISKCVTCKKIRGKLEVQKMSNLPADRLSSDPPFTHVGLDVFGPWNISSRKTRGGSAESKRWAVLFSCLSTRAVHIEVIESLSTSSFINALRRFFSIRGPAKLIRSDRGTNFIGACKELKIISTDSETGSYLQNQGCTWTFNPPHASHMGGAWERMIGVARRILDAMLLKVGSTRLTHEALTTLMAEVMAIMNARPLVPVSTDPEMPAVLTPAMLLTQKMEPVTAPTGDFDLKDLYTKQWKQVQSLADIFWKRWRQEYLVTLQPRKKWQDDKPNLQVGDVVLLKDSQAHRNEWPIGLIVGTDPSSDARVRKVEVRIVRQGIPKVYARPISEVVLLLSKG